Proteins from one Gossypium raimondii isolate GPD5lz chromosome 8, ASM2569854v1, whole genome shotgun sequence genomic window:
- the LOC105792859 gene encoding protein indeterminate-domain 16 → MEEQDEKEPQLLPISLTIASPSPTLSHSSSLTYRSTTVMSDQFVGPSSSLDLQLSISLRPVHQLPSNRNDFDRVESLKQRTAEQIRLAAIKKAYAERVRELTKSEMEMARSDFARAKHVWKRAREDVEKAEKMKERATLQIDSTCMEITCQSCRQRFKP, encoded by the coding sequence ATGGAAGAGCAAGATGAAAAAGAGCCGCAATTACTCCCCATTTCTCTCACCATTGCTTCACCGTCCCCTACGTTATCTCATTCTTCATCGCTAACATACCGATCGACGACGGTGATGAGCGATCAATTCGTAGGGCCGTCATCATCACTTGACTTGCAGCTATCAATCAGTCTAAGGCCAGTCCATCAACTTCCATCAAACCGTAACGATTTCGATCGCGTTGAGTCATTGAAACAACGGACGGCGGAGCAAATCCGGCTGGCGGCCATCAAGAAGGCTTACGCGGAGCGAGTTCGGGAGCTCACAAAGAGCGAAATGGAGATGGCTCGGTCCGATTTCGCGAGAGCTAAACATGTTTGGAAAAGGGCAAGGGAAGATGTTGAAAAAGctgagaaaatgaaggaaagagCAACGTTGCAGATAGATTCTACGTGCATGGAGATCACCTGCCAATCTTGTAGGCAAAGGTTCAAGCCTTAA